In one window of Camelina sativa cultivar DH55 chromosome 15, Cs, whole genome shotgun sequence DNA:
- the LOC104746939 gene encoding uncharacterized protein LOC104746939: MKTPKIILLLLMLIVISLTIILTSILQPQTMSLGEEYDVRVINNFRDNSSLPLVIWCTSPQGELGGRALQEGDDFEWTAKIDFWSLMAVYTCTMKWDSVRKRFEAFKVSRDSNRCGSTKKCSWSVREDGFYFSNDEVYWTKDFSWL, translated from the coding sequence atgaaaactccaaaaataattcttcttctgcttatGCTTATAGTTATCTCCTTAACGATCATCTTGACATCGATACTTCAACCACAAACTATGTCACTGGGAGAAGAGTACGACGTGCGTGTGATCAACAACTTCAGAGACAACTCGTCTCTCCCTCTAGTGATTTGGTGCACTTCGCCACAAGGAGAACTTGGTGGTCGTGCGCTTCAAGAAGGAGACGACTTCGAATGGACGGCTAAGATCGATTTTTGGTCGTTGATGGCAGTTTACACATGTACAATGAAGTGGGATTCGGTGAGGAAAAGGTTCGAGGCGTTTAAAGTTTCTAGAGACAGCAATAGATGTGGATCTACCAAGAAATGTTCTTGGTCCGTTAGAGAAGatggattttattttagtaatgaTGAGGTCTATTGGACCAAAGATTTTTCTTGGTTataa